A single Glycine soja cultivar W05 chromosome 14, ASM419377v2, whole genome shotgun sequence DNA region contains:
- the LOC114383658 gene encoding probable disease resistance protein At4g27220 isoform X3 has product MGDIVVSIVAKLAEYTVGPILHHAQYLCCFNNIAGNLPNAKEELELTRNSVKERVEEAIMRTEIIEPAVEKWLKDVEKVLEEVHMLQERISEVSKSYFRRQFQYFLTKKIARKIEKMAQLNHNSKFDPFSKIAELPGMKYYSSKDFVLFKSRESTYENLLEALKDKSVSMIGLVGLGGSGKTTLAKEVGKKAEELKLFEKVVMATVSQTPNIRSIQLQIVDNLGLKFVEESEEGRAQRLSERLRTGTTLLILDDVWENLDFEAIGIPYNENNKGCGVLLTTRSREVCISMQCQTIIELNLLTGEEAWDLFKLNANITGESPYVLKGVATKIVDECKGLPIAIVTVGSTLKGKTFEEWESALSRLEDSKPLDIPKGLRSPYACLQLSYDNLTNQLAKSLFLLCSIFPEDHEIDLEDLFRFGKGMGLTGTFGTMVKARREMQTAVSILIDSFLLLQASKKERVKMHDMVRDVALWIASERGQAILASTGMDPRMLIEDETIKDKRAISLWDLKNGQLLDDDQLNCPSLEILLFHSPKVAFEVSNACFERLKMIKILAFLTSSYKWGSWWTKIPSYRNLSLPQSIESLKYLHTLCLRGYQLGDISILESLKALEILDLRGSSFIELPNGIASLKKLKLLDLFHCFLQTKNAYEVIGRCLQLNELYLYINSYAYEESPHNISFSRLERYVLIYKMYPWHLPTDMLEEHRPTRALCIDGFNASVQSFISLPIKDFFQKAEYLELRYLKGGYKNVIPSMDPQGMNHLIFLKLEYCPEIECLFDSTNVDLLQTEDAFSSLVILRLSQLDNLEEVFHDPSSRCSLKSLEILNIDYCRQLYNISFPKNSKLCHLKVLRIYNCPMLTCIFKPSIVQTLEQLEEVRISECYELKHIIEEVEEGSVDYVSSQSHTSLMLPKLRTLTIRRCQGLEYIFPMCCAHGLASLEELDIEECNELKYVFGNEKEHDLRVYQHQSHRQTKVDINLLYLGELHLKSLPNLVEIWPKYCHPRLPNLEKLICQNCPRLSNFFLHMAVIDSNLQPDTTPMKKWNGVENAALIRQWYYVLSKVLEVVAQLIYIRRKRLSGLLDPENNFNLSFVSCS; this is encoded by the exons ATGGGGGATATCGTTGTTTCCATCGTAGCAAAGTTAGCAGAATATACAGTGGGCCCAATTTTACACCATGCTCAATACTTGTGTTGTTTCAACAACATTGCTGGGAATCTTCCAAATGCCAAGGAAGAATTGGAATTAACCCGAAACAGTGTGAAGGAACGAGTTGAAGAAGCTATTATGAGGACGGAAATAATTGAACCAGCAGTTGAGAAGTGGctgaaagatgttgagaaagTCTTAGAAGAAGTGCATATGCTTCAAGAAAGAATTTCGGAAGTAAGCAAGAGCTATTTCAGAAGGCAATTCCAatattttcttacaaaaaaaatagcaagaaaaattgagaaaatggCTCAACTCAACCACAACAGCAAGTTTGATCCATTTTCTAAGATTGCCGAACTTCCAGGAATGAAGTACTATTCATCCAAAGATTTTGTTCTTTTCAAATCAAGAGAATCGACTTATGAGAACCTTTTGGAAGCTTTAAAGGATAAAAGTGTTTCCATGATTGGACTAGTTGGACTAGGAGGCTCAGGAAAAACTACTTTGGCGAAAGAAGTTGGTAAGAAAGCTGAGGAGTTAAAACTTTTTGAGAAGGTTGTCATGGCAACAGTCTCTCAAACTCCAAATATTAGAAGCATCCAATTGCAAATTGTTGATAACTTGGGTTTGAAATTTGTGGAAGAATCAGAGGAAGGCAGAGCACAAAGACTATCAGAGAGATTAAGGACAGGCACAACTCTACTAATCTTGGATGATGTATGGGAAAACCTAGACTTTGAAGCTATAGGTATTCCatacaatgaaaataataaGGGGTGTGGAGTACTCTTAACCACTCGGAGTAGAGAAGTATGCATTTCCATGCAATGCCAAACAATAATTGAGCTCAATCTCTTAACTGGTGAGGAAGCTTGGGATTTGTTCAAATTGAATGCAAACATAACTGGTGAGTCCCCATATGTATTGAAAGGCGTTGCAACAAAAATTGTTGATGAATGTAAAGGATTGCCTATTGCAATTGTGACGGTGGGAAGCACATTAAAGGGCAAAACTTTTGAAGAGTGGGAGTCCGCACTGTCAAGACTAGAAGATTCCAAACCACTGGATATTCCAAAAGGCTTAAGAAGTCCTTATGCTTGTCTGCAATTAAGTTATGATAATTTGACTAATCAACTAGCCAAGTCCTTGTTCTTGTTGTGCTCTATATTTCCAGAGGATCATGAAATTGATTTGGAAGATTTATTTCGATTTGGAAAGGGAATGGGCCTAACTGGGACTTTTGGAACAATGGTGAAAGCAAGGAGGGAGATGCAGACAGCTGTTAGCATCCtcattgattcttttttgttgttgcaggccagtaaaaaagaaagagtgaaaaTGCATGACATGGTTCGTGATGTAGCCTTGTGGATAGCATCTGAAAGGGGTCAAGCAATTTTGGCAAGTACTGGAATGGATCCAAGAATGTTGATAGAGGATGAAACCATAAAAGATAAGAGGGCAATATCCTTATGGGATTTGAAAAATGGCCAGCTTCTTGATGATGATCAATTGAATTGTCCATCACTTGAAATTCTCTTGTTTCATTCTCCCAAGGTTGCCTTTGAAGTATCAAATGCTTGTTTTGAAAggctaaaaatgattaaaatcctGGCATTCTTGACATCTAGCTATAAGTGGGGATCCTGGTGGACAAAAATTCCATCATATCGCAACTTGTCACTGCCACAGTCAATCGAGTCATTAAAATATCTTCATACTCTATGCTTGAGAGGCTATCAATTAGGTGACATCTCCATTTTGGAAAGCCTAAAAGCACTTGAGATTCTTGACTTGCGTGGTTCTTCTTTCATAGAATTGCCTAATGGAATCGCGTCATTAAAGAAATTGAAGCTTCTGGATTTGTTCCATTGTTTCCTTCAGACAAAAAATGCTTACGAGGTTATAGGAAGATGTTTGCAGCTGAATGAATTGTATTTGTATATAAATTCATATGCATATGAGGAATCTCCGCATAATATCTCTTTCTCAAGATTAGAGAggtatgttttaatttataaaatgtaCCCCTGGCACCTGCCGACTGACATGTTGGAAGAACATAGACCAACTAGAGCTTTATGCATAGATGGTTTTAATGCCTCAGTTCAAAGTTTTATATCATTACCAATTAAGGATTTCTTTCAAAAAGCAGAGTACCTTGAATTGAGGTACCTTAAGGGAGGTTACAAAAATGTAATCCCATCCATGGATCCACAAGGCATGAATCACTTGATTTTCCTAAAGTTAGAATATTGTCCAGAGATAGAATGCCTCTTTGATAGTACCAATGTTGATCTGCTGCAAACTGAAGATGCGTTCTCCAGCCTAGTCATTTTAAGGTTGTCTCAATTGGATAACCTTGAAGAAGTGTTTCATGACCCCTCTTCCAGATGCTCTCTCAAAAGTTTAGAAATTCTAAACATAGACTATTGCAGACAATTGTACAATATTTCCTTTCCCAAGAACTCAAAGCTATGCCATCTCAAGGTCTTGAGAATATATAATTGCCCGATGCTAACTTGTATCTTCAAGCCATCCATTGTCCAAACTCTAGAGCAGCTAGAAGAAGTGAGAATATCTGAATGCTATGAATTGAAGCACATAAtagaagaagtggaagaaggGAGTGTTGATTATGTTAGCAGCCAAAGTCATACCTCTTTGATGCTCCCAAAATTAAGGACACTTACTATTCGTCGATGTCAGGGGTTGGAATATATATTCCCTATGTGTTGTGCTCATGGGCTAGCAAGTTTGGAAGAACTGGACATTGAAGAATGTAATGAGTTGAAGTATGTATTTGGCAATGAAAAGGAACATGATCTTAGAGTGTACCAGCACCAGAGTCACCGTCAAACTAAAGTTGACATCAATTTGCTCTATTTGGGTGAGCTCCATTTAAAGTCATTACCGAATCTGGTTGAAATTTGGCCTAAATATTGTCATCCACGTTTACCAAATTTGGAAAAGTTAATCTGCCAAAATTGTCCAAGATTGTCAAATTTTTTTCTGCATATGGCGGTGATTGATTCAAATCTGCAGCCAGACACAACTCCAAtg aagaaatggaatGGAGTGGAGAATGCAGCTCTGATTAGACAATGGTATTACGTACTGTCAAAAGTGCTTGAAGTTGTCGCCCAACTGATTTACATACGTAGGAAGAGGTTATCAG GACTTCTTGATCCAGAAAACAACTTCAATTTGTCTTTCGTTTCATGCTCTTGA